One segment of Triticum aestivum cultivar Chinese Spring chromosome 2A, IWGSC CS RefSeq v2.1, whole genome shotgun sequence DNA contains the following:
- the LOC123186652 gene encoding anthocyanidin reductase ((2S)-flavan-3-ol-forming)-like, with translation MTSVAGDAMRRKTACVTGGDGYIASALVKMLLQKGYTVKTTIRKSDDMENHPHLKDLQALGPLEVFRADLEDEGSFDEAVAGCDYAFLVAAPMNLHAENPEKEVIELAVSGTLNAMRSCVRAGTVKRVILTSSVAAVAGRPLPLGDSHVLDEESWSDVEYLRVTKAGGWAYNVSKVLMEKAARTFAQDSGISLVTVCPAFTVGEAPATIVHTSVPVILSLLTGDDEKIRSLELVDRASGSIPMVHVHDLCRAKIFLAEEEAASGRYICSSLDTTLAELATFLAAKYPQYNVNTDRFGGRPEKLRVCISSAKLIREGFEFRYKALDEIYDDVVNYGRSLGILPY, from the exons ATGACGTCCGTGGCAGGTGATGCGATGAGGAGGAAGACGGCGTGTGTCACCGGAGGTGACGGATACATCGCCTCGGCCCTCGTGAAGATGCTGCTGCAAAAGGGATACACCGTCAAGACGACAATCAGAAAGTCCG ATGACATGGAGAATCACCCCCATCTCAAGGACTTGCAAGCGCTCGGTCCCTTAGAGGTCTTCCGCGCCGACCTGGAGGACGAGGGTAGCTTCGATGAGGCCGTGGCCGGCTGCGACTATGCCTTCCTCGTCGCGGCTCCGATGAACCTCCACGCGGAGAACCCTGAG AAAGAAGTGATCGAGCTGGCCGTCAGCGGAACCCTTAACGCAATGAGGTCGTGCGTGAGGGCGGGGACGGTGAAGCGCGTGATCCTGACATCGTCAGTGGCGGCTGTCGCCGGCCGGCCTCTGCCACTAGGAGACAGCCATGTCCTGGACGAGGAGTCCTGGAGCGACGTTGAGTACCTCAGAGTTACCAAGGCCGGCGGCTGG GCCTACAATGTCTCAAAGGTGCTTATGGAAAAGGCGGCGCGGACTTTCGCGCAGGACAGCGGCATCAGCCTTGTTACGGTGTGCCCCGCCTTCACGGTTGGCGAGGCGCCGGCGACGATTGTCCACACCAGCGTCCCCGTTATCCTTTCTTTGCTGACTG GTGACGACGAGAAGATTCGCAGCCTGGAACTCGTCGACAGGGCGTCTGGCTCGATCCCGATGGTCCATGTCCACGACCTCTGCCGCGCAAAGATCTTcttagccgaggaggaggctgcgtCAGGAAGATATATCTGCAGCAGCCTCGACACCACCCTCGCGGAGCTAGCCACCTTCCTGGCCGCCAAGTACCCACAGTATAACGTCAATACCGACAG GTTTGGTGGTCGCCCCGAGAAGTTGAGAGTCTGCATTTCGTCGGCGAAACTCATCAGGGAAGGGTTTGAGTTCAGGTACAAGGCGTTGGACGAAATATACGACGACGTCGTCAACTATGGAAGGTCCTTGGGAATCCTTCCGTACTAG